GTAGCATAAAGAATTAATTAAGAATTATGACCTTGGTAACAGACAATCAGGGTGCGGCGCAGCAAGGTTTGAATGGTTCTTGACGGCAATGTTTTGGAGACCGCGATGACATGGGAAGCACATAGTTTTGAGACCTGGTCGCGCCTCGGACGGACTGCGAACGGCGGCGAATTACGCAAGTCCCGGCCTCGCTCAGTGGGCAGGTCGTCGAAGCGTGCTATCGATCTTATTGTCGCGATCACCGCGCTGATCCTGCTCTCGCCGCTTCTGTTGGCCGTGGCGATGATCGTGAAACTGTCCGACCGCGGCCCTGTCTTTTATTCCCATACACGCATTGGCTTCGGGGGAGCGCCGTTCGGATGCATCAAGTTCCGGACGATGAAAACCGATGCGAGCGCTCAGCTTGCCGAACTGCTGCAAAACAACCCGGCTGCCCGCAGCGAATGGGAAGCAACGCGCAAGTTGAAGGACGATCCGAGGATTACCGCAGTCGGTGATATCCTCAGGCGGTCGAGCATCGATGAGCTGCCCCAGCTGATCAATATCGTGCGCGGCGAAATGAGCCTCGTCGGACCCCGGCCGGTTACGGCCGAGGAATTGCCGCGCTACGGTGAACACATGTGGGCCTATATGTCGGTCCGCCCGGGACTGACCGGTCAATGGCAGACCAGCGGGCGCAACGACGTCAGCTACGAGTACAGGGTTTCCCTCGACGTCCACTATCTCAACAGTTGGTCGCTCGCCCGAGACTTCATCATCATCGCCAAGACCATTCCTGCCTTGTTTTCGCAGCGCGGATCGTACTGAGCCTTCAGGGGAGGCCGCCGACCATGCCCGAGATCGGGAGATGCGCTTCTCCACCGTCCCCTCGAAGCTGCCATTACCTGGTTATTCCTTGATTTCCCATTCCGGATTAGGACGACATGACCTCCAGCACGATCTTCAGCGGTGTCTCTCCCATATCCCTGCCTGCAACAGCCACAGGCGGCAGTAATTCGCCGTTGACCCTGCGGGACATGCTCTTCTTCTTGAGAATGCGCTGGCATTGGATCGTCGTAACCACCATCGCCTGCCTGGCGATCGCCGGAACCTATCTGCTAGCGGCCGAACCGACCTTCGTTGCCAGCACACAGCTCGTGATTTTCCCCCAGGTGAGTGGCTCTGAACCACAGAGGGCTTTCGCCGAAGATGCATTCATCGAAGGACAGCTGGAAATCGCCAGATCGACCGATGTCGTCGGCGGAACGGTGGCGGCGCTCGACCTCATCCATGATCTGGAGTTTGTCGATCAGACGCCTTCGCTGCAGGACAGAGCGAAGAATTGGCTGATGGGGTTTTCCCCACAATCGGATAAACCATCGCAGAACGCGGCGGGCAAGGGATCAGGGGAAGCGCAACAGCAGACGGAGGAGGAGCGGCTCCGTGACTGGGCAACGGCCAAATTGCTGAACAAGGTGGGCATCCGCCGGATCGGAAACTCGACGATCGTCGAGATATCGGCTGCGGCGTCAACTCCGCAGAAGGCCGTCGACATCGCCGACACGCTCGCCAGGCAATATATCCAGAAGAATATCGCGATGAAGGCCAACGCCGCCCGCCAATATAGCGACTGGCTGGCGAAATTCATGGCCGAGCAACAGCGAGGGCTGGCCGAGGCCGCCAGCGCCCTGGCCAGCTTCACGAGCAATCCGCGCGACCAGTTCAAACTAGCCGAGCTGCAGAGCGCGACAGATGCCCGCCGCACTCTTTATGAAAACACCTTGAACCAGTTGACCGAGGCAAAGCAGCGCATCACCTACCCGATGTCCGATGCCACCATCGTCTCGCGAGCCACACTGCCTCTTTCGAAGGCGAGACCGCGTAGCACGCTGATCGCTGCCTTTGCGGCCGCCCTCGGCCTTGGCACGGGTTTCGCACTCGCGATGATAAGACATGCCAGCGACCGCCGGCTCGTCCGCCCGCATCAGATCGCTGAAACCTGTGATCTGCCCTTCGTGACTGTACTGACGACTTCAAAAAGGACACGTAACGGCCACCCCACGCCATTGCTCGCCGCCGGCACCAACTGCCCTACCGTCGATTATCCGGTTATTCCAGGCATGATGGAACTGAGCGCAACGGTCGTCGGCCTTCGGCGCAAACGCCGGATCGTCATCGGAGTGGTCGGCGTCAGTCCCGGCAGCGGCGCATCGACCATCGCAAGTGAACTTGCGGTGCTGTCGTCGGTGTCCGGAGCGACGACACTTCTGATTGATGCGGCCGCGCAGAGGCCATGGCTCAGCGAGGCGATCGCGCCCCATAGCTCCAGCGGCCTCGTGGACGTCCTCGACAATAGCGAACTGATTCGGACAGCGGCCCTGTCCCTCACCCCGACGCTGAAATTCCTTCCACTCGGTGAGGTCGACACCGTGACGCCGGCAATTCGCCTGAGTTCGCGCCGCACGCAATTGAGCTTCGCCGAGCTGAAAAAGGAGTTCGACTCCATATTCGTCGACATTTCCGCATTCTCCGCTTCGCCGGATGCCAATGCCATCGCGCCGGAGCTTGACGGAGTTCTGGTGGTCGCCTCGCACGGACGCACCTCGATCGATGAGGCCACCCGTGTTATCGAGACGATGCGCAATGTCGGCGCGGAGATCCTTGGCGCTGTCATCAACCACGCTCCGGCGAGCATGCAGTCATGAGCGCGCATTCGGCAAAAGCGGCCATACCGGACGGCCTGAGCGGACCGGCGTCTGTTTCTTGCGACGCGGAGGCGATGGCGCGACGCGCGGGCCAGCCGTTGCGGCTCGCCATCGGAATTGCCTCGGCGGGCCGCCCTTCGATCCTGCTGGAAACGGTCAACTATCTCGCCCGCCTGCCGGACCAGCCGCAGCGGCTAATCGTCTGCGTACCGGGCATCGACGATGCCGCCGGGCTTGCCGGCCGCGCCGACGTGGAAGTCATTGTCGGCAGCCGTGGCCTCACTTCCCAGCGCAACAGCATCATC
This DNA window, taken from Rhizobium etli CFN 42, encodes the following:
- a CDS encoding sugar transferase, which codes for MTWEAHSFETWSRLGRTANGGELRKSRPRSVGRSSKRAIDLIVAITALILLSPLLLAVAMIVKLSDRGPVFYSHTRIGFGGAPFGCIKFRTMKTDASAQLAELLQNNPAARSEWEATRKLKDDPRITAVGDILRRSSIDELPQLINIVRGEMSLVGPRPVTAEELPRYGEHMWAYMSVRPGLTGQWQTSGRNDVSYEYRVSLDVHYLNSWSLARDFIIIAKTIPALFSQRGSY
- a CDS encoding tyrosine-protein kinase domain-containing protein — its product is MRWHWIVVTTIACLAIAGTYLLAAEPTFVASTQLVIFPQVSGSEPQRAFAEDAFIEGQLEIARSTDVVGGTVAALDLIHDLEFVDQTPSLQDRAKNWLMGFSPQSDKPSQNAAGKGSGEAQQQTEEERLRDWATAKLLNKVGIRRIGNSTIVEISAAASTPQKAVDIADTLARQYIQKNIAMKANAARQYSDWLAKFMAEQQRGLAEAASALASFTSNPRDQFKLAELQSATDARRTLYENTLNQLTEAKQRITYPMSDATIVSRATLPLSKARPRSTLIAAFAAALGLGTGFALAMIRHASDRRLVRPHQIAETCDLPFVTVLTTSKRTRNGHPTPLLAAGTNCPTVDYPVIPGMMELSATVVGLRRKRRIVIGVVGVSPGSGASTIASELAVLSSVSGATTLLIDAAAQRPWLSEAIAPHSSSGLVDVLDNSELIRTAALSLTPTLKFLPLGEVDTVTPAIRLSSRRTQLSFAELKKEFDSIFVDISAFSASPDANAIAPELDGVLVVASHGRTSIDEATRVIETMRNVGAEILGAVINHAPASMQS